GCGATTGATCGTGCAACCTTCGCGGATCACATTCCCATCGCCGATGATGACCTGCGTTGGCGAACCTTGGTAGCTGAGGTCCTGCGGTTCACCACCGATCACCACGTTGGGAAAGATGTGATTGTTTTCACCGATCGTGGTGTGTCCCATGATCGTGACGTGGTTTTCGATCTGCGTTCCGGTGCCGATGCGAGCATGCGGTCCGATAAGGCAGAAGTGGCCGACGCGAACATCGTCGCCCAATTGAGCGCGAGGGTCGACGACGGCGGTGTGCGCGATGGTGACGCTCATAGGGGAAAGCCCTTCCTTGGGCCACGGTGGTCCGTTTAGTTAATTAGTGACGCATCCATTGCGTCGTTTGATCGTATCAACATTTGCCCAACGACGGCAATTCCGACTTGCGGCAACTGCCTCAGGCCGTTTTACGAGAACCGTTCATCGACCGACAGCTCAATTGTTGCAATTCGGCTGCCATCGAAGCGTTCAGTTCGTGTCCACCGCGGTGGGATACAAAACGTCCGATCAGCGGGAATCCGGCCAGTGCCAGGTCGCCCACCAAGTCCATCGCTTTGTGACGTGCGCACTCATTCTCAAAGTGCAAGCTGTTTTCGACTAACCCATGGTCGTCGAAAATCAACAGATCTTGATTCGTTACGTGTCCAGCAACGCCGCTGGCTCGCAACTGTTTGGCCTGGTCCGCGGTCACAAAAGTTCTCGCTGGAGCCAGTTCTTTGGCGAACGATTCGGGAGTCACCTGGAACGCCGCGGTCTGCGGACGGATCGGGCAATCGTCGCCGTAATCCAACCGGTATTCGACTTCGAAACTATCCGAATCGCTTGGTGAAGCCTCGATCCAATTCGACGCCGAACCGATTCGCAACAAACGATCGACCCGGTAGGGCCGGATCGTAGTCGCTTGTTCGACGCGAGCTGTGGAGTTGAGGGCATCGACAAATGCCGCTGCCGAACCATCCATTCCGGGCATCTCTTCGGCATCGACTTGGATCTCGCAATTGTCGATCTGCAGCGCCGAAAGCGCCGCCATCAAATGCTCGACCATCGAGACCACAGC
Above is a genomic segment from Rosistilla ulvae containing:
- the lpxC gene encoding UDP-3-O-acyl-N-acetylglucosamine deacetylase, which produces MTCQRVEHTIEAACQVTGRGYWSGQQVTVRFLPADPGSGIRFVRTDLPGCPSVPGLVGFRQSMSLRTVLSSDTGAVVSMVEHLMAALSALQIDNCEIQVDAEEMPGMDGSAAAFVDALNSTARVEQATTIRPYRVDRLLRIGSASNWIEASPSDSDSFEVEYRLDYGDDCPIRPQTAAFQVTPESFAKELAPARTFVTADQAKQLRASGVAGHVTNQDLLIFDDHGLVENSLHFENECARHKAMDLVGDLALAGFPLIGRFVSHRGGHELNASMAAELQQLSCRSMNGSRKTA